In Oreochromis aureus strain Israel breed Guangdong linkage group 20, ZZ_aureus, whole genome shotgun sequence, the following are encoded in one genomic region:
- the si:ch211-117c9.5 gene encoding sodium- and chloride-dependent creatine transporter 1 isoform X1: MSPELEENSQGEISVPQLDAGALSEEEGSASARPLVPVPGVGSGCDDGGGGGPTQTQDDAAAGNGSVTVPAAERETWTRQMDFIMSCVGFAVGLGNVWRFPYLCYKNGGGVFLIPYLLIVFIGGIPVFFLEIALGQFMKQGGVSAWNIAPLFKGLGLASMVIVFFCNTYYIMILVWGLYFLFHSFTNPLPWATCGHPWNTPNCTQDFRRTCHNRSTSQPALPSSAASNSSLLSSASPLNLSSAQLLLNGSCMDAEGLRSPVIEFWERKVLRLSGGLHEPGDISYEMVLCLIATWIIVYFCMWKGVKSTGKVVYFTALFPYLVLVVLLAHGVTLPGALDGIVYYLKPDWSKLGEAQVWIDAGTQIFFSYAIGLGALTALGSYNRFHNNCYQDAFVLALINSGTSFFAGFVVFSVLGFMATEQGVDISKVAESGPGLAFIAYPKAVTLMPLAPLWAALFFFMLLILGLDSQFVGVEGLITGIMDMLPPKSALGSLRREVVAAICCIICFLIDMSMVTEGGMYVFQLFDYYSASGITLLWQAFWECVVVAWVYGADRFMDDVARMIGYQPLPYMKWCWSYITPFVCVGVFLFHVVNYKPLTYNTVYTYPIWGEALGWALALSSMLCIPVTVLYKLLRCKGSLRERWQHLTTPVWGRHHLEYLAPESEAKLLPPAGTKGTLLFESVI, from the exons ATGTCACCTGAGTTGGAAGAGAACAGCCAAG GTGAAATCAGTGTTCCCCAGCTGGACGCAGGGGCACTGTCTGAGGAGGAGGGCAGCGCATCAGCTCGCCCTCTGGTGCCTGTGCCTGGGGTGGGCTCAGGGTGCGATGACGGCGGAGGGGGTGGCCCAACGCAGACCCAGGACGATGCTGCGGCTGGAAATGGGTCTGTAACAGTACCAGCAGCGGAGAGAGAAACCTGGACCAGACAAATGGACTTCATCATGTCCTGTGTGGGTTTTGCTGTTGGCTTGGGCAACGTGTGGCGGTTCCCTTACCTGTGCTACAAAAATGGAGGAG GGGTTTTCCTGATCCCTTACTTGTTGATTGTGTTCATCGGGGGCATCCCAGTCTTCTTCCTGGAGATTGCCCTGGGACAGTTCATGAAGCAGGGAGGGGTCTCTGCCTGGAACATCGCACCCCTCTTTAAAG GTCTGGGCTTGGCCTCAATGGTGATCGTGTTCTTCTGTAACACCTACTATATCATGATCCTGGTGTGGGGCCTCTactttctctttcactctttcACTAACCCACTGCCTTGGGCCACCTGCGGACATCCCTGGAACACCCCCAACTGTACACAGGACTTTCGACGCACCTGCCACAACCGCAGTACTTCCCAGCCTGCTCTACCATCGTCTGCCGCCTCCAACTCCAGCCTCCTCTCCTCCGCATCCCCGCTGAACCTCTCCTCAGCCCAGCTCCTCCTCAATGGCAGCTGCATGGATGCTGAGGGCCTGCGTTCTCCTGTCATTGAGTTTTGGGA ACGTAAAGTGCTTCGTCTGTCTGGAGGGCTGCACGAGCCCGGTGATATAAGTTATGAGATGGTGCTGTGTCTTATAGCCACCTGGATCATTGTTTACTTCTGCATGTGGAAAGGAGTTAAATCTACTGGCAAG GTTGTGTACTTCACAGCTCTCTTCCCTTACCTGGTTCTGGTTGTTCTTCTTGCCCATGGGGTCACTCTGCCTGGAGCGTTGGATGGCATTGTTTATTACCTGAAACCAGACTGGTCCAAACTCGGAGAAGCACAG GTGTGGATAGATGCCGGCACTCAGATTTTTTTCTCCTATGCCATCGGACTAGGTGCCCTGACTGCGCTGGGTAGCTACAATCGCTTCCATAACAACTGTTACCA GGATGCATTTGTGCTCGCTCTCATCAACAGTGGAACCAGTTTCTTTGCCGGCTTTGTGGTATTCTCTGTGCTGGGTTTCATGGCTACAGAACAAGGAGTGGACATCAGTAAAGTAGCTGAGAGTG GTCCAGGCCTGGCCTTTATAGCCTATCCCAAGGCTGTGACTCTGATGCCTCTGGCACCGCTCTGGGCAGCACTTTTCTTCTTCATGTTACTCATACTGGGGCTGGACAGTCAG TTTGTCGGGGTTGAAGGTTTAATAACGGGAATCATGGACATGCTGCCCCCGAAATCTGCCCTAGGCTCGCTTCGGCGAGAGGTAGTAGCTGCCATCTGCTGCATCATCTGCTTCCTCATTGACATGTCCATGGTTACTGAG GGAGGGATGTATGTCTTCCAGCTGTTTGACTACTACTCTGCCAGTGGCATCACGTTGTTGTGGCAGGCCTTCTGGGAGTGTGTGGTGGTTGCATGGGTGTATG GCGCAGACCGTTTCATGGACGATGTAGCTCGTATGATCGGCTATCAGCCCCTACCCTATATGAAGTGGTGTTGGTCCTACATCACACCTTTTGTCTGTGTG GGAGTGTTCCTGTTCCACGTGGTTAACTACAAGCCCCTGACCTACAACACAGTGTACACATACCCCATCTGGGGTGAAGCACTTGGCTGGGCGCTGGCCCTGTCCTCTATGCTTTGTATCCCTGTCACTGTTCTCTACAAACTACTGCGCTGCAAAGGATCTCTGCGGGAG CGCTGGCAGCACCTAACCACACCAGTTTGGGGCAGACATCACCTGGAGTACCTGGCCCCTGAGAGTGAGGCTAAACTGCTGCCCCCTGCAGGAACCAAGGGGACACTGCTCTTTGAGAGTGTCATCTGA
- the si:ch211-117c9.5 gene encoding sodium- and chloride-dependent creatine transporter 1 isoform X2 gives MEFSHSGQTGEISVPQLDAGALSEEEGSASARPLVPVPGVGSGCDDGGGGGPTQTQDDAAAGNGSVTVPAAERETWTRQMDFIMSCVGFAVGLGNVWRFPYLCYKNGGGVFLIPYLLIVFIGGIPVFFLEIALGQFMKQGGVSAWNIAPLFKGLGLASMVIVFFCNTYYIMILVWGLYFLFHSFTNPLPWATCGHPWNTPNCTQDFRRTCHNRSTSQPALPSSAASNSSLLSSASPLNLSSAQLLLNGSCMDAEGLRSPVIEFWERKVLRLSGGLHEPGDISYEMVLCLIATWIIVYFCMWKGVKSTGKVVYFTALFPYLVLVVLLAHGVTLPGALDGIVYYLKPDWSKLGEAQVWIDAGTQIFFSYAIGLGALTALGSYNRFHNNCYQDAFVLALINSGTSFFAGFVVFSVLGFMATEQGVDISKVAESGPGLAFIAYPKAVTLMPLAPLWAALFFFMLLILGLDSQFVGVEGLITGIMDMLPPKSALGSLRREVVAAICCIICFLIDMSMVTEGGMYVFQLFDYYSASGITLLWQAFWECVVVAWVYGADRFMDDVARMIGYQPLPYMKWCWSYITPFVCVGVFLFHVVNYKPLTYNTVYTYPIWGEALGWALALSSMLCIPVTVLYKLLRCKGSLRERWQHLTTPVWGRHHLEYLAPESEAKLLPPAGTKGTLLFESVI, from the exons GTGAAATCAGTGTTCCCCAGCTGGACGCAGGGGCACTGTCTGAGGAGGAGGGCAGCGCATCAGCTCGCCCTCTGGTGCCTGTGCCTGGGGTGGGCTCAGGGTGCGATGACGGCGGAGGGGGTGGCCCAACGCAGACCCAGGACGATGCTGCGGCTGGAAATGGGTCTGTAACAGTACCAGCAGCGGAGAGAGAAACCTGGACCAGACAAATGGACTTCATCATGTCCTGTGTGGGTTTTGCTGTTGGCTTGGGCAACGTGTGGCGGTTCCCTTACCTGTGCTACAAAAATGGAGGAG GGGTTTTCCTGATCCCTTACTTGTTGATTGTGTTCATCGGGGGCATCCCAGTCTTCTTCCTGGAGATTGCCCTGGGACAGTTCATGAAGCAGGGAGGGGTCTCTGCCTGGAACATCGCACCCCTCTTTAAAG GTCTGGGCTTGGCCTCAATGGTGATCGTGTTCTTCTGTAACACCTACTATATCATGATCCTGGTGTGGGGCCTCTactttctctttcactctttcACTAACCCACTGCCTTGGGCCACCTGCGGACATCCCTGGAACACCCCCAACTGTACACAGGACTTTCGACGCACCTGCCACAACCGCAGTACTTCCCAGCCTGCTCTACCATCGTCTGCCGCCTCCAACTCCAGCCTCCTCTCCTCCGCATCCCCGCTGAACCTCTCCTCAGCCCAGCTCCTCCTCAATGGCAGCTGCATGGATGCTGAGGGCCTGCGTTCTCCTGTCATTGAGTTTTGGGA ACGTAAAGTGCTTCGTCTGTCTGGAGGGCTGCACGAGCCCGGTGATATAAGTTATGAGATGGTGCTGTGTCTTATAGCCACCTGGATCATTGTTTACTTCTGCATGTGGAAAGGAGTTAAATCTACTGGCAAG GTTGTGTACTTCACAGCTCTCTTCCCTTACCTGGTTCTGGTTGTTCTTCTTGCCCATGGGGTCACTCTGCCTGGAGCGTTGGATGGCATTGTTTATTACCTGAAACCAGACTGGTCCAAACTCGGAGAAGCACAG GTGTGGATAGATGCCGGCACTCAGATTTTTTTCTCCTATGCCATCGGACTAGGTGCCCTGACTGCGCTGGGTAGCTACAATCGCTTCCATAACAACTGTTACCA GGATGCATTTGTGCTCGCTCTCATCAACAGTGGAACCAGTTTCTTTGCCGGCTTTGTGGTATTCTCTGTGCTGGGTTTCATGGCTACAGAACAAGGAGTGGACATCAGTAAAGTAGCTGAGAGTG GTCCAGGCCTGGCCTTTATAGCCTATCCCAAGGCTGTGACTCTGATGCCTCTGGCACCGCTCTGGGCAGCACTTTTCTTCTTCATGTTACTCATACTGGGGCTGGACAGTCAG TTTGTCGGGGTTGAAGGTTTAATAACGGGAATCATGGACATGCTGCCCCCGAAATCTGCCCTAGGCTCGCTTCGGCGAGAGGTAGTAGCTGCCATCTGCTGCATCATCTGCTTCCTCATTGACATGTCCATGGTTACTGAG GGAGGGATGTATGTCTTCCAGCTGTTTGACTACTACTCTGCCAGTGGCATCACGTTGTTGTGGCAGGCCTTCTGGGAGTGTGTGGTGGTTGCATGGGTGTATG GCGCAGACCGTTTCATGGACGATGTAGCTCGTATGATCGGCTATCAGCCCCTACCCTATATGAAGTGGTGTTGGTCCTACATCACACCTTTTGTCTGTGTG GGAGTGTTCCTGTTCCACGTGGTTAACTACAAGCCCCTGACCTACAACACAGTGTACACATACCCCATCTGGGGTGAAGCACTTGGCTGGGCGCTGGCCCTGTCCTCTATGCTTTGTATCCCTGTCACTGTTCTCTACAAACTACTGCGCTGCAAAGGATCTCTGCGGGAG CGCTGGCAGCACCTAACCACACCAGTTTGGGGCAGACATCACCTGGAGTACCTGGCCCCTGAGAGTGAGGCTAAACTGCTGCCCCCTGCAGGAACCAAGGGGACACTGCTCTTTGAGAGTGTCATCTGA